TCGCCGCTCGTCGTGAGGGGCACGACCGGCGGGGTCTGGCGGTGATGGGCGAGGGCCGGTGTGGCGGCGAGGCTCGCCATGGCGGCGCAGGCCAGCAGGCGTCTCATGATGCTGAACGAAGGTGATACCACCACGACGGGCACGCGGGGCCCGAAAATAGCGAACGGCATGCCGCCGCCCGGCCAGGATTGGCGCCGCGGGGCTCGTGCACCCCTGCACGAGCATCGCGACGACGCCATGGCGGGTGCCTGGACGGGCAGCGATCTGACATCGCGCAGACGGCACGGCGCCTGCCGACTTTTGACTCGCGGGGACGGCCACTACGCTCGGAGTGGGAGGACTCCACATGCATCGGGGGATCGCAACGGCCGTGCTCGCGGCCATGCTCGTCGCAGCGCCCGCGGCACACGCGTTCACGTTGGGAGAGACCGGCGCCGCGGCGGCCGTGCAGGGCACGCTCGCGGGAAACAGCACGCTCAACGTCGCGGGAACCATCAACGGCGTGAAGAGCGCGCTCGGCGCGGCGACCGACAAGCAGAACCAGAAGCTCGGCCAGGTCGGCGGCGGGCAGGGTTGGGGCGGCAAGGGCGGCGGCCAGTCGCGCTGGGCGTCGAACGGGAAGGGCGGCTCGGGCGGCAGGGGCTGGACGTCCGGCGGCGGCTGGGGCGCGAACGGCAAGTCGGGCGGCATGGGAAAATGGCAGACGGCGAGCGCGGGTGGCTCGAAGGCGTGGGCCACGGGTTCCTGGGGGCGCGCGCGGAACTAGCATTTCGACCCGAGCCACGGCTCGGGTCGAGGTCGGAACGCGTAGGCTGCGGCGGCGGTGGCTCGCGCGACCGGGGTGCGGCGGCCGGCGCAAGCCGGCGCCGCATACGGGTGCGAACGTAGGAAGAGCGCGCGAGCGCTTTCGCTGCGCGGGGGCGGCCGGCTATACGGGCGCGCCATGGCGCGGCCCGCGGAGCGCGAAGGACGGTATGCTTGGGGCGTCCTTCTGGTGCTGACGGCGGTCTACGTCCTCAACTATCTCGATCGGCAGATCCTCTCGATCCTGGCGGAGGACGTGAAGCGGGATCTCGATCTGACGGACGCGCAGATCGGGTTCCTGTACGGGACGGCGTTCGCGGTCTTCTACGCGGTGTTCGGGCTGCCGCTCGGGCGGCTCGCGGACACGTGGACGCGGACGCGCGTCATCACGTGGGGGCTGTCGGTGTGGAGCCTCATGACGGCGGCGTCGGGGCTCGCGCGCAGCTTCGGGCAGCTCGCGGCGGCGCGCTTCGGCGTCGGCGTCGGGGAGGCGAGCGCCAACCCGGCGGCGTTCTCGCTCATCGCGGACTACTTTCGACCCGAGCGGCGCGCAACCGCGATGGCGGTCTACCAGACCGGGCTCTACATCGGATCGGGGCTCGGGCTCGGCATCGGCGGGCTCGTGGTCCACGCGTGGGACGTCGCGTGGGCCGGGACGACGGCGCCCCTGGATCTTCGGGGCTGGCAGGTCGCGTTCTTCGTCGTCGGCGTGCCGGGGCTCCTCCTGGCGCCGCTCGTGCGGCGGCTCGCCGAGCCCGAGCGCGGTGCTCTGGACGGCGTTCCGGCGCCGAACGCCGCGCATCCGCTGCGCGATGCGCTGCGCGAGCTCGGCGCCGTGCTGCCGCCGTTCACGCTCGCGCACCTCTGGAGGGTGGGCAGCGGCCCGCGGCTACCGGCGCGCAACCTCACCGTCGCGGCGCTGCTCGCGTTCGCGGCGTGGGGCCTCACGGCCGCGCTCGGCAACCCCGTGCAATGGATCGCGCTCGGCGTCGGCATCTACGCGGCGACGTCGTGGGCGCAGGCGCTGCGCGTCCGCGATCCGGCGAGCTTCGCCCTCATGTTCGAGGCGCGCGCGCCGCGCCTGGCCGCGCTCGGCTTCGCGTTCATCGCCGCCGTCGGCTACGGCGTCAACTTCTGGACGGCGCCGTTCTTCATCCGCGTGCACGGCATGGAGAAGGCGACGGCGGGAGTGACGCTCGGTCTCGTCCACGCGCTCGGCGGATGGCTCGGTGTCGTCGCGGGCGGCGTCATCGCCGATCGCTGGCGGCGGCGTACCCCCGAGGGACGCATCTACACGACCATGCTCGCGGCGAGTCTCCCGGTGCCGTTCGCGATCGCGATGCTGCGCGCCCCGGCGACGTCGGTGGCGCTCGCCTGCTATGCCCTCTGGTCGGTGTTCGCCGGGTGCTGGGGCGGGGCCGCGGTCGCGGTCGTGCAGGATCTCGTGCTACCGCGCATGCGGGGCACCGCGGCGGCCGTCTACCTGCTGCTCGCGACCTTCGTCGGGCTCGCGGTGGGACCGTATGCGATCGGTCGCATCTCGCAGGCGATCGGCGACCTCGGTCTCGCGATGCAGATGGGGCTCGTGTGGGACGGCGTCGCGCTCGTGTGTCTCGCCGCCGCGGCCCGCCATCTCGCCGCCGACGAGGCCGGCAGGATCGCGCGCGCCCGCGCCGCCGGCGAAGCGATCGCCTGACGCCGGCTGGCGGGAGGAGCACGCCGGGTATACAGGCGCGCCATGCGACGCGGCGACTCTCGCATCCTCACCACGCACGCCGGCAGCCTGCCGCGTCCGAAGGCGCTCGTCGACCTCTTCGTCAGGAAGAGCCGGCGCGAGCCCGTCGACGAGGCGGCGCTCGCGGCCGCGATCGAGGACGCCACGCGGCGCGTGGTCGAGAAGCAGATCGAGGCCGGCATCGACGTCGGCAACGACGGCGAGCAGCCGCGGGAGAGCTTCTTCACCTACGTGCAGCACCGCATGCGCGGCTTCGGCGGCCAGAGCCAGCGCCCGATCATGCGCGACATCGTGCGCTACCAGAGCTTCCTCGCGCTCAAGCTGCCCGACTTCTCGCGCACGATGGTGAGCCTCATGAACGCGCCGCAGGCGATCGCGCCGGTCGAGTACGCCGACCGCGGTCCGCTCGAGCGCGACCTCGCGGCCCTGCGCCGCCTCGCCGGGGTCGACGGCGACTCGTTCGTCGAGTGCTTCGTCACGGCGCCGTCGCCGGGCATCGTCGCGTGCGCGATGGAGAACGCGCACTACGCATCGTTCGACGAATACTTCGTCGCGCTGGCCGATGCGCTGCGCGTGGAATACGAGGCGATCGTCCGAGCCGGCTTGGTCCTCCAGATCGACGCGCCCGACCTGGCGATGGAGCGACACACCCGCTTCGCCGACCGTCCGCTGGAGGAGTTCCTCGCCTTCGTCGACGTGGTGACGGCGGCGATCACCCGCGCGCTC
This DNA window, taken from Candidatus Eisenbacteria bacterium, encodes the following:
- a CDS encoding MFS transporter, with amino-acid sequence MARPAEREGRYAWGVLLVLTAVYVLNYLDRQILSILAEDVKRDLDLTDAQIGFLYGTAFAVFYAVFGLPLGRLADTWTRTRVITWGLSVWSLMTAASGLARSFGQLAAARFGVGVGEASANPAAFSLIADYFRPERRATAMAVYQTGLYIGSGLGLGIGGLVVHAWDVAWAGTTAPLDLRGWQVAFFVVGVPGLLLAPLVRRLAEPERGALDGVPAPNAAHPLRDALRELGAVLPPFTLAHLWRVGSGPRLPARNLTVAALLAFAAWGLTAALGNPVQWIALGVGIYAATSWAQALRVRDPASFALMFEARAPRLAALGFAFIAAVGYGVNFWTAPFFIRVHGMEKATAGVTLGLVHALGGWLGVVAGGVIADRWRRRTPEGRIYTTMLAASLPVPFAIAMLRAPATSVALACYALWSVFAGCWGGAAVAVVQDLVLPRMRGTAAAVYLLLATFVGLAVGPYAIGRISQAIGDLGLAMQMGLVWDGVALVCLAAAARHLAADEAGRIARARAAGEAIA